The following DNA comes from Acidimicrobiales bacterium.
GACGCCCTCCGGCGCAAGTACAAGACCTACTCGCACGGCATGAAGCAGCGGCTGGGCCTGGCCCAGGCCCTGCTGGGACGGCCGGACGTGCTGGTGCTGGACGAGCCATCGTCAGGCCTCGACCCGCAGCAGATGCGCGAGATGCGGGAGGTCGTTCGTCGCATCGCAGAGCGCGGGGCCACCGTCCTGCTGTCCAGTCACCTGTTGGGCGAGGTGGAACAGCTCTGCACCCACGCCGCGGTGATGAACAAGGGGCGGCTCGTGTCGGCCGGCACGGTGGCCGAGCTCATGGGCTCGACGACCACCGTCTACCTGGAGATCGACGACGTCGGGCGGGCCCGATCGGTGCTCGAGGCCCTGAGCGGGGTGTCGCGGATTACGTCGGAGCTACCCGGCTTGTCGATCGAGCTCAACGGGATCCAGCGCAAGGCCGTCGTGGCCGCACTGGTCGGCGCGGGCGTCGGGGTGGAGACGGTCACGTCTC
Coding sequences within:
- a CDS encoding ABC transporter ATP-binding protein translates to MSPNAPPVTIEHLSKSFGGGVLAVDDLSLVIEEGQVYGLLGPNGAGKTTTLRTLLGLVHPSSGQACLFGQQVHSGSPTLERVGTLVESPGFVPHISGLENLQLFWRAGGRPLSEADFDAALEIAGLGDALRRKYKTYSHGMKQRLGLAQALLGRPDVLVLDEPSSGLDPQQMREMREVVRRIAERGATVLLSSHLLGEVEQLCTHAAVMNKGRLVSAGTVAELMGSTTTVYLEIDDVGRARSVLEALSGVSRITSELPGLSIELNGIQRKAVVAALVGAGVGVETVTSRHRLEDAFIELMEAEPA